The Populus trichocarpa isolate Nisqually-1 chromosome 2, P.trichocarpa_v4.1, whole genome shotgun sequence genome has a window encoding:
- the LOC7462869 gene encoding polyadenylate-binding protein 2, which yields MAQIQVHQAAAPVPGPNGVAAGPGAIQFVPTSLYVGDLDFNVTDSQLYDLFNQVGQVVSVRVCRDLSTRRSLGYGYVNYSNPQDAARALDVLNFTPLNNKPLRIMYSHRDPSIRKSGMANIFIKNLDKTIDHKALHDTFSSFGNILSCKVATDASGQSKGYGFVQFDSEEAAQNAIDKLNGMLINDKQVYVGNFLRKQERDSALSNIKFNNIYVKNLAESTTDEDLKSIFEEHGAITSAVVMRDADGKSKCFGFVNFENVDDAAKAVEALNGKKFDDKEWYVGKAQKKSERELELKGRFEQSLESVEKYQAVNLYIKNLDDSVNDEKLKELFSDFGTITSCKVMHDPSGISRGSGFVAFSTPEEASRALAEMNGKMVVSKPLYVAPAQRKEERRARLQAQFSQMRPVAMAPSVAPRMQMYPPGAPGLGQQFLYGQGPPAMIPQAGFGYQQQLVPGMRPGGAPMPNFFVPLVQQGQQGQRPGGRRGGGPVQQTQQPVPLMQQQMLPRGRVYRYPPGRNMPDVPMPGVAGGMLSVPYDMGVMPIRDAAGGQPMPITALATALANATPEQQRTMLGEGLYPLVDQLEHDSAAKVTGMLLEMDQTEVLHLLESPEALKAKVAEAMEVLRTVAAQQQINNPADQLASLSLNENLVSLVCLVD from the exons atGGCGCAGATTCAGGTGCATCAAGCAGCGGCTCCAGTACCTGGACCCAACGGAGTGGCTGCGGGACCTGGAGCGATCCAGTTTGTGCCGACTTCGCTTTATGTTGGAGATCTTGACTTCAACGTGACTGATTCGCAGCTTTACGATCTGTTTAATCAGGTCGGTCAGGTGGTTTCGGTTAGGGTCTGTAGGGATTTGAGCACCAGGCGATCACTTGGTTATGGTTATGTTAACTACAGCAACCCTCAGGATG CTGCAAGGGCATTGGATGTCTTAAACTTCACTCCACTCAATAACAAGCCTCTCAGGATCATGTATTCACATCGGGACCCAAGTATTCGTAAGAGTGGCATGGCGAATATATTTATCAAG AATCTGGACAAGACTATTGATCACAAAGCTTTACATGACACGTTTTCTTCATTCGGTAATATTCTTTCTTGCAAAGTCGCTACTGATGCTTCTGGCCAGTCCAAGGGCTATGGTTTTGTACAATTTGACAGTGAAGAGGCTGCTCAAAATGcaatagataaattaaatggCATGCTGATTAATGATAAACAAGTGTATGTTGGAAACTTTCTGCGCAAACAGGAAAGAGATAGTGCTCTAAGTAACATCAAATTCAACAACATCTATGTGAAAAATCTTGCTGAATCCACAACAGACGAAGACTTGAAGAGTATTTTTGAAGAACATGGAGCAATTACTAGTGCTGTAGTGATGAGGGATGCAGATGgaaaatcaaaatgttttgGATTTGTCAATTTTGAAAATGTAGATGATGCTGCCAAAGCTGTAGAGGCTCTTAACGGCAAGAAATTTGATGATAAGGAGTGGTATGTTGgaaaagcccaaaaaaaatctgaaagagAGCTTGAACTGAAAGGGCGATTTGAGCAGAGCCTGGAGTCTGTTGAAAAATACCAAGCCGTGAATTTGTATATCAAGAATCTGGACGATAGTGTTAATGATGAAAAACTCAAGGAATTGTTCTCTGACTTTGGCACTATTACTTCGTGCAAG GTTATGCACGACCCTAGTGGTATTAGCAGAGGTTCTGGATTTGTTGCGTTCTCAACTCCTGAAGAAGCATCTAGAGCT CTTGCagagatgaatggaaaaatgGTTGTTAGCAAACCCCTGTATGTTGCCCCTGCTCAACGGAAGGAAGAGAGAAGAGCAAGGCTACAG GCACAATTTTCTCAAATGAGGCCAGTTGCCATGGCACCTTCAGTTGCTCCTCGTATGCAAATGTATCCTCCTGGGGCTCCCGGTCTTGGGCAGCAATTTCTATATGGGCAAGGACCTCCAGCAATGATTCCTCAG GCTGGATTTGGCTATCAACAGCAACTTGTACCTGGAATGAGGCCTGGTGGTGCTCCAATGCCAAATTTTTTCGTGCCTCTTGTTCAGCAGGGTCAGCAAGGCCAGCGCCCTGGAGGGCGACGTGGAGGTGGCCCTGTTCAACAGACCCAGCAGCCAGTCCCTCTCATGCAGCAACAG ATGCTTCCCAGGGGACGTGTCTATCGTTACCCACCTGGTCGTAACATGCCAGATGTTCCGATGCCAGGTGTTGCTGGTGGCATGCTTTCAGTTCCTTATGACATGGGTGTCATGCCAATACGAGATGCTGCTGGCGGACAGCCCATGCCCATTACTGCTTTGGCTACTGCCCTTGCAAATGCAACACCTGAACAGCAAAGGACG ATGCTGGGTGAGGGTCTATACCCCCTAGTGGATCAGCTGGAGCATGATTCAGCAGCCAAGGTTACAGGCATGCTTCTAGAGATGGATCAAACTGAGGTTTTGCACCTGCTCGAGTCACCAGAAGCTTTGAAGGCAAAAGTGGCAGAGGCTATGGAGGTTCTTAGGACTGTAGCTGCTCAGCAGCAGATCAACAATCCAGCGGACCAGCTTGCCTCACTGTCTCTGAATGAAAATCTTGTTTCTTTGGTGTGTTTGGTGGATTAG